The genomic stretch AGCGCTCAGATCGGTCCACTGTTTTGGCAACAGGGGTTTGCCCTGCGCCGCTTCGACGATTTCAAATGGAGTGGCATCAAAGAAGCCAAGCGATTTCAGAAACGCCTGCTGGCGTTCCGCACCGATTTGCAGCGCCAAACGGCCCGATCCACGGTTCGACGAATGCATGATGATGTCAGCGACACTCAGCACGCCATAGTTTTTGCCGTGGAATTCACCAATAGGATAGCCGCCCACCCGCATTGGCGGCGAGGTGTCGATCATCGTGTCTGACGTGGCCAGCCCCAGATCAATCGCCTGCGCGGCTGCAAAAATCTTGAACACCGACCCCAGCTCGTACACGCCCTGCACAGACCGGTTGTACAGCGGGCTGTCAGAGGGATCGCCCGCGATTGCAGGGCGCGGCCGGTCGTTGGGATCGAAAGTGGGCAGTGACACCACCGAGATCACTTCGCCGGTGTGCACATCCATCAGCACCGATGTCGCCCCTTTGGCGTTCATCAGCTTCATACCGCCCCACAACACACGCTCGGCTGCGGCCTGCACGCTCAGGTCCAGCGACAGCGTCAGCGGTTTGCCCCCGTTGTCGGGGTCGCGCAGATAGTCGTCAAAATATTTCTCGACACCAGCCACGCCGATCACTTCGGCGGCACTGACGCCTTCCTTGCCAAAAGACGCCCCGCCCAGAACATGCGCAGCGAGCGTGCCATTGGGATAAAGACGCATGTCGCGCGGGCCGAACATCAGCCCCGGATCACCGATCTCGTGGACCGCCTGCATCTGCTCGGGGCTCATTTTCTTTTTGATCCACAGGAACTTGCGCTTGCCCGTGAAATCCTTGACCAGACGTTCGTATTTAAGGTCAGGGAAGATTTCGACCAGTTTTTCAGCCGCCGCCAGCGGGTCGATCATATGGGTCGGCTGCGCATACAGCGCGTGGGTTTCAAAGTTGGTGGCCAGCAGCGCGCCATTGCGGTCAACAATGTCGGCACGGGCCGCCGAAATCGCAGCCCCCGGCGCATAGGCGCGCGGCTCCATCGGTTCGGAGATCGACAACAGCCCCATGCGTGCGCCCACAACAACAAAGGCGCAGACAAAGAACAGGCCCAGGATCAGCAACCGGCTTTCGGCACGCGCGCGCATCCGGTCGCGCATTTCCTCGTGGCGGATACGCTTGTTCTCGCGCTCGATGGCGTCGGGATTTTCACCGTTGGCACGGGCCGGCAAAATACGCGCCAGCGGGCGCAGAGGAACACGGATCATTCGTCTGCCTCCATGCTGGACACATCCACCGGATTGGTGATCGGCAAGGCTTTGGGCGCCGGATAGGCGACCTGATCAATCAGACCGAACTGTTCAGGCGTCAAAGGCAACAGGCCCAGATTGTCAAAGTTGATGTCCGCCAGATCGCGCAGACGGTCCGGGCGGTTCAGATAGGCCCATTCGGCCCGCAACACTGCCAGACGCGCATGGGCGCGCTGGATGTCGCTGTGCAGCTTGTCGGTCTGGGTCAATGCCTTTTGGGTCGCGTAATTTTCGCGATAGGCCCAGAACGCCAGACCGATCACCGTCAGAACTGTCAGGATATAAAGAACCGATTTCATTTACTCGAACACTCCTGCCGTATAGGGCATTCCGATGGATTTGGCGTCAATCTGCCCCGATGGCGCATCGGTGCGCGTGGCCACCCGCAGCTTGGCCGAACGGGCGCGCGGGTTGGCGTCGACCTCGTCCGCATCCGCAGCGATGGCCTTGCGGGTTTTCTGGGTAAATTGCGCGGCCTCGGTCTCGGTCTCGGGCGCATAGCGATTGGCGTTGGCCTGACTGCCCGTGCGCGCGGTCAGAAAGCGTTTGACCATGCGGTCCTCGACCGAATGAAAGGTGACCACAGCCAGTTGCCCGCCAACCTTCAGCGCCCGCTCGGACGCCATAAGCCCCTGATAAAGCTCGCCGTATTCATTGTTCACCGCGATGCGCAACGCCTGAAAGCTGCGCGTGGCGGGGTGGGACTGGTTCGGTTTCGAGCGTGGCAGGCAGGATTCGACGATCTTGGCCAGCCGCAGTGTTGTGGTGATCGGCTCCACCGCACGTTCGCGCAGGATCGCCTTGGCGATGCGGCGGCTGGCGCGTTCTTCGCCGTAGTGAAACAGGATGTTGGCCAGCACCGCCTCGTCCGCGTCGTTGACCAGATCAGCCGCCGAAGGCCCCGACTGGCTCATCCGCATGTCCAGCGGCCCGTCGCGCATAAAGGAAAAGCCGCGCTCTGCCAGGTCCAGCTGCATCGAGCTGACGCCCAGATCAAGGACAACACCGTCCAGATCCTGCGCATAATCGTCCAGTTTGGAAAACACGCCCTGCTGCATCACGATCCGGTCGCCATAGTCGCCCGCCCAAGCCGCGGCCATCTCGAAGGCCAGCGGGTCGCGGTCAACGGCGATGACGCGGTCAGCGCCCGCCTCAAGCAGCGCACGGGTATAGCCCCCCGCGCCAAAGGTTCCGTCCAGCCAAGTCCCCGTGATGGGTGCGCAGGCGCGCAGGATGGCGTTGATCAGAACCGGAATATGTGGCCCCCCAGCCATGATCTAGTCCAGCTCCCCGTCCAAGTAGACGGAGGGATCAAGGTCCGGGTCATATCCATCACCCTCAAGGTCGTCATGGACCGCGTCAAAGGTTTCGGGGTTCCAGATCTCAAAGGTATCGCCGGAGGCGGCAAAGCGGGCCATGTCGGTCAGGCCGATCTTTTCGCGCAGGCGTGCGGAAAGGACGATGCGTCCCGTGTCGTCCACCACGGTTTCGATGGCCTGCGTCGAATACAGACGCTCCATCGCCTTGCGCTTGGCCGAACCGCGCGGATGTTTCGAGATTTTCTCGTCGACCTCGTCCATAGCTTCGATGGTAAAACCTTCGAGGTAAGACCGGGTTTTGCCGCCATAGACAATGATGATGCGGGGAGGCAGGCCCTCTTTCCACTCAGGGTCGGATCCTTCGATCACACGGCGAAAAGAGGCCGGGATCGAGACCCTGCCCTTTGCGTCCACCTTGTGGTCGCTTTCGCCTCTGAACCTGCGTGCCATCTGGCCTGGTCCGTCCCAATGTTGCGCCCGTTATGGTTCGGGCTTGTGTGTCTCGCGCCCCCGCGAATGCTGTCCCCGGTGCTTGAAATGGAAACGGCGAGTTGATCTGCTGCCACTGATCAACTCGCCGCCCTCGTCCCGCTGTGCGGGATGTCCAGCTGCGCGCGCCACCTGGGGGGATGTCTGCTCGCTCGCGCGCCGGATCTTTGGTCTGATGAAAGCGAGGTGCCTGTATGAAACCTGCTAGAGTTTTGTTTGTCTGCCTGGGGTCGTTTGGTGCCCCGTGTCTCGTCCTCATCCGATGAACAAGTGATGGCATGGGAATTCATGGGCGGCAATAGTTTTTTATGGGCAAGAGCCACTAACTGTTGTTCAGCGCCAAAGTTATACACAACATATTGTGGGTAAAAATCGGCGGAAATTGGCTCAATTTGTTTAAACTTTGGACTTCTGCACAATATATTGTGCCACCGTGATCCAAAACCTTCTGGCCCATAAATTCCCAAAAAACTTATCCACAGAAGCGGCCAGAATCTGATGTTTTCGTTACGTTCTCACCGCCGACAGGGGTACAAACGCGGAATCCACCCCAAATCCTATAGTCACGGTCCCGTGATTCGCAGATTTAAGATCGAATCCCAGTCCCGGACCATAAATTCCCATGAATCCCGCGCCAACCCGCCCCCGTCCTATAAAATCCCGCAAACCTGCGCTATCTGGCCGGATGGGGTGAAATTGCGAAACATGGCATCCCTGCGCGCGGCCCTTGTGATCTGGAATGACGCGCTGCGCGCTGGCGACGCAGGCGCTGTTCGTCGCGGGCGTGCTTTTACCGTTGTTTCTGGTCGCGGGTCTGATCCCTGCTCTGGCGCCTGTGGGCGATGGCCGCGACGACAGTGGCCTGCACGTTCTTCGAATTGATCCAGATCCACCGCATCGCGCGCGCTACCGGTCCGGAGATTATCCCCGCGCTGAACATCCTGCTGGCTCTGGCACGGACTTACCTGCTGCTGCGGATGGGACCCGTGCTCACTTCAGCAACGCGGGGCGCAGCGGTCGCGGGCATGGTGCCACGCTCGGCTGGGTGGCCGCTCTGACGCTGGCTTGCGGCGCATTTCTGGCTTTGATCAAACAAGCGCCGGGGGCATTCCCACTGCTCATTTCGGTGTTTTGGTTTGGCTGGACAATGCTCGCACTCAGCGTGCTGGGCGCGGCTTGCATATATATAGAGGCAAACCGCGCAAAGGATTAGGGTCTGGACCCTAGGTCACATACCCATAAAAGGGATTCACAGACTTTAGAAAACGTGATTCACTTTCCGGCAAATGTGGAGGTGAGAATGGCACGTTTTGATTTGACAGATTTTGAATGGTCGGTGATCCAGCCGTTGCTGCCGACGAAGGTGCGCGGCAAGCCGCGTGTGGATGACCGGCGGGTTTTGAACGGCATCTTCTGGCGCTTGCGGACTGGTGCGCCCTGGGCAGACATTCCTGCCCGATACGGGCCGCATACGACCTGTGTGAACCGCTTCAACCGCTGGCGGCGTGCGGGTCACTGGGCGCGTATTCTTGAAGCAATATCAGAGGCATATGAGGGTGAGGTGCAAATGATTGACAGCTCCTCCATCCGGGTACACCAACAGGGCGCAAATGGCCCTAAAAAAGGGGGCGATCCGATTGCCTGGGTCGCTCAAGGGGCGGGCTGACAACGAAAATCCACGCTTTGGTGGACGCGCTTGGCCGCCCGATCCGGCTCATGCTGACGGCTGGGCAGGCCTATGATGGACACGCGGCAGAGCAGATGCTGGATCGACTGAAAGAAGGCTGCAGCGTGCTGGCGGATCGCGCCTATGACAGCAACGCGATCCGTGATTTGATCGCCAAACAGAAGGCGCAAGCCGTGATCCCTTCGATGCCGCAACGCAATCCTGTCATCCCGCATGATCGCGAGCGTTACAAAGCACGCAACGCAGTGGAGCGTTTCTTCAACAAACTCAAAAACTTCCGCGCGGTAGCAACAAGATATGACAAACGCGATGATAATTTCCTCGCATCCATACAACTCGCGTCAATCAGGATCTGGTTGCGAACTTATGAGTCGGTGACCTAGGGGCAGGACCCTAAGTAGCGATCACGCCATGCCGCCGTCGATCAGCCCCTTGGCAATCCGCGCATAGGCCTGCGCCATCGGCCCATCGCCGGCAGCCACGGGCGTTCCGTTGTCGCCCGCAAGCCGCGTTTCCAGATCAATCGGCAATGCGCCCAAAAGCGGCACCCCCATTTTCTGCGCCTCGGCCGCCACGCCGCCGGTGCCAAAGATCTCGTGTTGCGCGCCACAATCAGGGCAGACGAACATCGACATATTCTCGATCAGGCCCAGCACAGGCGTTTTCAGCGTCTTGAACATATCCAGCGCCTTGCGCGCATCAATCAGCGCCACGTCCTGCGGCGTGCTGACCACGATGGCCCCCGTCAGTTCGGATTTGGTACACAGCGTCAGCTGCACATCGCCCGTGCCCGGCGGCAGGTCGACCAGCAGCACGTCCAGTTCGCCCCACTGCACCTGCCCCAACATCTGCTGCAACGCGCCCATCAGCATCGGCCCCCGCCAGACCACGGCCTTGCCCTCTTCCATCATGAAACCGATGGACATCAGCGTGACACCATGGGCATGCAGCGGGATGATGGTCTTGCCGTCGGGCGATGCGGGACGTTTGTTCACGCCCATCATCCGCGGCTGTGACGGACCATAGATGTCCGCATCCAGCAGGCCGACCTTGCGGCCCTGTTTGGCCAGCGCCACGGCAAGGTTCGACGACACGGTGGATTTGCCCACCCCGCCCTTGCCAGACCCGATGGCCAGAATGCGCTGCACGCCCGACGGCTTGGTCGGGCCGTCCTGCGGCTTGGGGTGGCCGCCGATCTTCAGGCTGGGGGGCGGTGTCGAGGGTTTGGCGGCGGGACCGTGGGCGGTCAACGCCACCTGTACGCTGTCCACGCCCGGCACAGCCGCCACCGCAGCCTGCGCCGCCTCGCGCACCGCGCCCATGGCCTGCGCGGCCTCGGGCGTCGGGGCCTCGATGACAAAACGCACGGCGCTGCCGTCGATCTGGATGGCACGAATCAAATCGCGGCTGATCAGGTCGCCGCCATCCGGCAGGGCGACTCGTTTCAGGGCGGCGGTGATCAGATCGTTTGTAAGTTTCATGTGATACCTCTGTTCAGAGCCATTGTTGTGTCAGTTAGAGCCGCAGGTGCAACCCCTAACGGCGACCTGCACAAGCCTTGGGCGCTTTAAGAAAATAGGTCAGCGCTCCCTATGCATTTGCTGCATGGCAGCAATGTTTATACGTCTATTGTGCAAGCGCAGCATTCGACTAAATTGAGGTCAACATGAACGCAAACGAACATGAAACACACATCCGAGGCACCGACGAACATGGCCTATCTGAACCAAACCACAACATACGGCAGCTTGACCGAGCGCCTGCTGGCAACAACAGCCCGCATTCTGGACGCCGCAGCAGCCCGCCAAGCCAAACGCGCGGTTTACCGCAAAACATTCAACGAGCTGGCTGGCCTGGGCGATCGCGACCTGCTTGACCTCGGCATCCACCGCTCGCAGATCCGCCGGATTGCAACCGAAGCCGCCTACGGCGCGCAGTAACACAGAATTCGAGGGTTTCCACCTCCTCCCGGACCCCCTCGTCACGACGCGGCGACATCTCTCCTCCTCCCTGATGTCGCCGCAGAAATTCCCCGATCAGACGGGGATCGACATCGCTGCAGGGTCTCTCCTCCTCCCTGACCTGCGCAGTGACTAACACGGCGACACCGCTCCTCCCTCAGGTGTCGCCGTACAAAATACCCCGGTCATACGGGGAAACGGATCGCCTCTCGGGTCTCTCCTCCTCCCTGACCCGGCGGTGAACAAGGCGGCGGCCCTTCCTCCCAAGTGTCGCCGCACCTTCTACCCCGATCAAACGGGGATACAGATCGCCACCTGGCCTCTCCTCCTCCCTGGCCCGGTGGTGAAAATACGCGGCGAACCCTCCTCCCAGGTGACGCCGCACCCTAAAATTGTCGGGCCTTTCCTCCTCCCTGGTCCCGACAGTTGCAAAGGCGGCGGTCCCATCCTCCCGGGGCCGCCGTTTTTTTATGTCCGGTGAAAACCGCGACCCTGCAGGCGCGTGTTGTGCGACCCTTGGGTTTGAGGCACATTCAGCCGACAGGGCATGGCCCGCGACATCCCAAGGGGACATGATGCCGGAACTGATGGAAAACAGCGTGGTCTTCGGCATTCTGGCAGCGCTTTTGTCGCGCTTCATTCCTGTGCGGGGCACGCCAAAACGACCGGTCCCCTTCTGGGGCAGCGTATTGATCGGCATTGTTGCCGCCTATGTCGGCCCGCCCGCATTGGACATCTTGCAGCGCCTGTGGCGCGCCTTGCCGTTCCTGCCGGTGATCACCGAGGGCATGGTGTTTTTGGGCGGCTTCGTGTTTTTCGTCATGCACTATATGTTCGAGGGCAAAGACAAACCGCGCCGTGTTCCGGTCCGGGCCAGTCTGGCCACGGCTGTCGTCGTGGCCCTTGTGCTGCCCTGGGTGCTGTTCAAGACGACCGGCACCTATCAGCAGATATCCTACCGGGCGAATGTGGACCATTGCACCAGCGGGATGCGCGGGCAGGTGCAGCCGCGCGACGTGACCAACACCTGCGATTTTACGATTGTGGTCGGCCTGTGCATGCCGGACGAGCGGAACCCCGAGACATGCCGGCAATCGGTCACATTGGCCCCCGGAGCGGTTGCCCGTTTTGACCCCGGCGAAGCGCGGCTGTCGTATAATCCCGGAAATCGCGACGGGTTGACCGTGGTCGCCTGCCGCCCGCCAAGCCGCCCGTCGCGCGCGCTGACACAGGTGGGGCGCAGTCACGAAGGTGTTTGCCTGCCGGGTTAATTCAACCCACGCCTTTAGTGCGAAGGATGCGCCGCGTCGTCCCGGCACACCTCGATACCGGCAAGAGCGGTTGCGCGAACCTCAGTGCAACACCCGCCGCCCCGCAGCCCCGCCACGGCGCTGCGGCGTGGGCACATGTCGCGTTGCTGCTTCGATATGGTCCAGAAAGGCCGTAACTGCCGGCCCCGGATTGTCATAATCCCAATGCGCCAGCACTTCACGCGCCGCCTGTCCGGGGCGCACATCCTGTGGCAGGGTGAACACCCATTCCAGAAACCCCGCCCGCGCTGCCGCATCGCCGTCGGCACCCGCACCAATGCCGGCATCATCCAGATCGGCAAGCCCTGCCACGATCTTTGAAAACATCTGTCGTCCTTTCCCGTCACGCCCCGTGACCTGTTCAATTGGACGGATGGTGCGGAAAGGGCAGCACGGAAACAGGCCCATGCACAGCCGCTTCCATCGCCACCCGCGATTCACGTACACCCAAGGCTGGTTTCCGGGCTTGGGGCGGGTGGCCTTGCGGCCCGCAATTGACACCTTCCCGGGGAACGCCCCAGTGGCCTTGCCAGTCACATCCCACCCTCACCGTTGCGGGGGCAGCGCCGGAATCACACCGGCTTCCCAATTCTCCGCCCGTGGGCGGCACCTTGGATGTTCAGACTATTGTTGCTGCTGATTCACCACAAGCCCAAAGACGGCAGCACACGACCATTTGCGACCCTGGAGCGTCCGGCCTTAAACATGAATCACTTGTTCGCTGCCTT from Pseudosulfitobacter sp. DSM 107133 encodes the following:
- a CDS encoding cell division protein FtsL codes for the protein MKSVLYILTVLTVIGLAFWAYRENYATQKALTQTDKLHSDIQRAHARLAVLRAEWAYLNRPDRLRDLADINFDNLGLLPLTPEQFGLIDQVAYPAPKALPITNPVDVSSMEADE
- a CDS encoding penicillin-binding protein 2, coding for MIRVPLRPLARILPARANGENPDAIERENKRIRHEEMRDRMRARAESRLLILGLFFVCAFVVVGARMGLLSISEPMEPRAYAPGAAISAARADIVDRNGALLATNFETHALYAQPTHMIDPLAAAEKLVEIFPDLKYERLVKDFTGKRKFLWIKKKMSPEQMQAVHEIGDPGLMFGPRDMRLYPNGTLAAHVLGGASFGKEGVSAAEVIGVAGVEKYFDDYLRDPDNGGKPLTLSLDLSVQAAAERVLWGGMKLMNAKGATSVLMDVHTGEVISVVSLPTFDPNDRPRPAIAGDPSDSPLYNRSVQGVYELGSVFKIFAAAQAIDLGLATSDTMIDTSPPMRVGGYPIGEFHGKNYGVLSVADIIMHSSNRGSGRLALQIGAERQQAFLKSLGFFDATPFEIVEAAQGKPLLPKQWTDLSAVTISYGHGLSTSPMHLAAAYSAIANGGYVVRPTILKQDGRTPRGERVMSEHAAVMARNMLRKVVTSGTASFGEVQGYAVGGKTGSADKPRPQGGYYKDRNIATFASMFPTNDPKYVLILTLDEPVETSGDKPRRTAGWTAVPVAAEMIRRVAPLLGLRPTVEPTTLADITLTSSN
- the mraZ gene encoding division/cell wall cluster transcriptional repressor MraZ: MARRFRGESDHKVDAKGRVSIPASFRRVIEGSDPEWKEGLPPRIIIVYGGKTRSYLEGFTIEAMDEVDEKISKHPRGSAKRKAMERLYSTQAIETVVDDTGRIVLSARLREKIGLTDMARFAASGDTFEIWNPETFDAVHDDLEGDGYDPDLDPSVYLDGELD
- a CDS encoding DUF1127 domain-containing protein, giving the protein MAYLNQTTTYGSLTERLLATTARILDAAAARQAKRAVYRKTFNELAGLGDRDLLDLGIHRSQIRRIATEAAYGAQ
- the rsmH gene encoding 16S rRNA (cytosine(1402)-N(4))-methyltransferase RsmH: MAGGPHIPVLINAILRACAPITGTWLDGTFGAGGYTRALLEAGADRVIAVDRDPLAFEMAAAWAGDYGDRIVMQQGVFSKLDDYAQDLDGVVLDLGVSSMQLDLAERGFSFMRDGPLDMRMSQSGPSAADLVNDADEAVLANILFHYGEERASRRIAKAILRERAVEPITTTLRLAKIVESCLPRSKPNQSHPATRSFQALRIAVNNEYGELYQGLMASERALKVGGQLAVVTFHSVEDRMVKRFLTARTGSQANANRYAPETETEAAQFTQKTRKAIAADADEVDANPRARSAKLRVATRTDAPSGQIDAKSIGMPYTAGVFE
- a CDS encoding Mrp/NBP35 family ATP-binding protein is translated as MKLTNDLITAALKRVALPDGGDLISRDLIRAIQIDGSAVRFVIEAPTPEAAQAMGAVREAAQAAVAAVPGVDSVQVALTAHGPAAKPSTPPPSLKIGGHPKPQDGPTKPSGVQRILAIGSGKGGVGKSTVSSNLAVALAKQGRKVGLLDADIYGPSQPRMMGVNKRPASPDGKTIIPLHAHGVTLMSIGFMMEEGKAVVWRGPMLMGALQQMLGQVQWGELDVLLVDLPPGTGDVQLTLCTKSELTGAIVVSTPQDVALIDARKALDMFKTLKTPVLGLIENMSMFVCPDCGAQHEIFGTGGVAAEAQKMGVPLLGALPIDLETRLAGDNGTPVAAGDGPMAQAYARIAKGLIDGGMA